A window of Castanea sativa cultivar Marrone di Chiusa Pesio chromosome 1, ASM4071231v1 contains these coding sequences:
- the LOC142622639 gene encoding uncharacterized protein LOC142622639, translating to MTITTIFLSFLLLLFGLANSESQLNDKEQTVLLKLKQHWQNPPSLSHWQNPLSLSHSNSSHHCNWPEITCTSGTVTQLRLQNRNITQTVPPFICDLENLRAINLSFNSIPQEFPKALYNCSKLQELDLSQNYFNGTIPVDIHRLSGLRHLNLGANDFYGNIPASIGQLTELRTLKLFQCAFNGSFPPEIGNLSKLESLQLAYNVNMTAAELPSSFTELKKLKFLWITASNLNGEIPDTIGEMEAVEHLDLSINNLTGKIPSSLFMPKNLSIVYLFRNQLSGEIPRVVEALNIDVIDLSDNKLTGSIPDDFGKLRNMTSLSLFFNQLSGKIPDSIGRLPSLVVLKVFSNNLSGTLPPDFGRYSRLVEFQVADNKLEGKLPEHLCDNQMLVGVVAFNNNLTGELPKSLGNCNGLKIVTVYDNRLSGDIPSGLWTSLNLSVLIFSDNSFTGELPQRVATNLSRLEINNNFFSGTIPVGVSSWRNLVVFEASNNLFSGTIPQELTSLPYLTILFLDQNQLSGSLPPDIMSWKTLNTLNLRRNKISGSIPPELGNLAGLTELDLSENQISGRIPPQLGLLKLTLLNLSSNLLNGRIPIQFENDAYSSSFFNNIALCASKPTLNITKCDSEVEPIKSSKHPSQCLVLIICTVAAALLGLLASLFVVRFHRKRKHGLDSTST from the coding sequence atgaCCATAACAACTATCTTCCTCTCCTTCCTTCTCCTCCTTTTCGGACTTGCGAACTCTGAGTCTCAGCTAAATGACAAAGAACAAACAGTCCTCCTAAAACTAAAGCAACATTGGCAAAACCCACCATCTCTAAGCCACTGGCAAAATCCACTATCTCTAAGCCACTCGAACTCCTCCCACCATTGTAACTGGCCAGAGATCACTTGCACCAGTGGAACAGTCACCCAACTACGACTTCAAAACAGGAACATCACCCAAACAGTCCCACCCTTCATCTGTGACCTCGAGAACCTCAGAGCCATTAACCTTTCATTCAATTCCATTCCTCAAGAATTTCCTAAAGCGCTCTATAACTGTTCCAAGCTTCAAGAACTTGACCTCTCACAGAATTACTTCAACGGCACAATCCCAGTTGATATTCACCGCTTGTCTGGCCTGCGCCACCTCAACCTTGGAGCCAACGACTTCTATGGTAACATTCCAGCATCTATTGGACAGTTAACGGAGCTAAGGACGCTTAAGCTTTTCCAGTGTGCGTTTAACGGTTCTTTCCCGCCAGAAATCGGCAACTTGTCCAAACTTGAGTCACTGCAGTTGGCCTATAATGTAAACATGACAGCAGCAGAGTTGCCTTCGAGTTTCACGGAGTTGAAGAAGCTTAAGTTTTTATGGATTACTGCGTCTAATTTGAATGGGGAAATCCCAGACACGATTGGAGAAATGGAGGCTGTGGAGCATTTGGATTTGTCAATAAACAATCTGACTGGGAAAATTCCGAGCAGTTTGTTTATGCCAAAGAATTTAAGTATTGTGTATCTTTTCAGAAACCAATTGTCTGGAGAGATTCCTCGGGTGGTTGAAGCATTAAACATTGATGTTATTGACCTCTCCGATAATAAATTGACCGGAAGCATACCTGATGATTTTGGCAAACTCAGAAACATGACAAGTCTGAGTTTGTTTTTCAATCAATTATCTGGAAAAATCCCAGACAGTATTGGCCGTCTTCCAAGTCTGGTGGTCCTTAAAGTGTTTAGCAACAATTTATCAGGGACTCTACCTCCGGACTTTGGGCGGTATTCTAGGCTTGTAGAGTTCCAGGTTGCAGACAATAAGCTTGAAGGCAAGTTACCAGAACACTTGTGTGATAACCAAATGTTGGTGGGTGTGGTAGCTTTTAACAACAACCTCACTGGAGAATTGCCTAAGTCGCTTGGCAATTGCAATGGTTTGAAAATTGTGACTGTTTACGATAATAGGCTTTCTGGGGATATTCCTAGTGGCCTATGGACATCGTTGAATTTGAGCGTCTTGATTTTTAGTGACAATTCATTTACAGGCGAGCTTCCTCAAAGAGTGGCAACGAATCTCTCAAGATTGgaaataaataacaactttttttCTGGTACGATTCCAGTTGGAGTGTCTTCCTGGAGGAATTTGGTGGTATTTGAGGCTAGTAATAACCTCTTTTCTGGCACAATTCCTCAAGAATTAACATCTCTTCCTTATTTAacaattctttttcttgatCAAAATCAACTCTCAGGCTCCCTTCCACCAGATATTATGTCATGGAAAACGTTAAATACTCTAAACCTTCGCCGAAATAAAATCTCTGGATCTATTCCTCCGGAATTGGGTAATTTGGCCGGTCTTACTGAGTTGGACTTGTCAGAAAACCAAATTTCTGGCCGAATCCCACCACAACTTGGCCTCCTGAAGCTCACTTTGCTCAATCTCTCTTCCAATCTTTTGAATGGGAGGATCCCGATACAATTCGAAAATGATGCATATTCTAGCAGCTTCTTCAACAATATCGCACTTTGTGCGAGTAAGCCAACTCTGAACATTACAAAATGTGACTCAGAGGTAGAGCCCATAAAATCAAGCAAACATCCATCCCAGTGTcttgttttaataatatgtACGGTGGCAGCAGCTCTATTGGGTTTGTTAGCTTCACTATTCGTTGTCAGATTTCATCGTAAGAGAAAGCATGGATTAGATTCCACATCCACATAG